The sequence GGCGGCGATTTCGTCCCAGAACTTCTCGGCCTCGGCCTCGACCGTCGCCCACTCGTCGTCGGCGATGGTGGTCAGCTTCATCTTGGTGCCGTCGACGCGCAGCTTCGCCTCGCCGCCCCAGTACCAGTGCTGGCGGTAATAGTGCGAGCTGTCCATGCAGAGCCTGAAGAGTTCCTTCAGATGCTCCGGCAGCTCGTTCCAGCGTTCGGAGTTGGCGAAGTAGGAACCGCACCAGGCACCGGAAATGTTGTTGGTGAGGAAGTAGTTGGTCACGTCGGCCCAGCCCACCGTGTAATCCTCGGTGATGCCCGACCAGGCGATGCCGTCGAGCTCGCCGGTCTGCACCGCGACCTCGATGTCTTCCCACGGCAGGGTCACCGGAATGACGCCGAAGCGGGACAGGAACTTACCCGCGGTCGGGAAGGTGAAGACCCGCTTGCCCTTCAGGTCGTCGAGCTTGTTGATCGGATCGACGGTGGCGAAGTGGCACGGGTCCCAGGCGCCGGCGCTGAGCCAGGTCACGCCCTCGACTTCACCGTAAGCCTCTTCCCAGATCTCCTTCAGGCCGTACTGGTTGAACAGCACCGGTACGTCGAGGCTGTAGCGGGTCGCGAACGGGAAGTAGCCGCCGAAGACCGAGATATCGACCGGCGCAGCGATGGAATCGTCGTCGCTCTGCACCGCGTCGATGGTGCCGCGCTGCATGGCGCGGAAGAGCTCGCCCGTCGGAACCAGCTGGTCGGCGAAATAGAGCTCGATCTCCATCTCGCCGTTGGCGACCTTGTTGAAGGCGTCGATCGACGGCTTGATCACGTGCTCGGCGAGCGCCGGACCGGCATAGGTCTGCAGCCGCCACTTGATCTTGCTCTGGGCCTTCACGGCCGGCGCGGCGAGTGTCGCGGCTCCGGCAACGCCCGCCGTCGTCGCGGCGGCGGCCGTCTTCAGAAATTCACGTCTGTTCGTCATGTCACCTGTCTCCCTTAGGTGATGGGCCCTCGGGCCCGGTTAACCCTCAATGGAACGGTTCCCAGGCCGTTCCATCCGCACTGTCATGGCGCGATGCGCCTCCCCTTCCCCGTTTCTTCTTCAGTTCGGTCCCATCGCGGCCCGACTACCTTCCGTAGAATTGGTTGGGCAGCCACATCGCGATATCGGGGAAGATCATGACCAGAATGAGCGCCAATGTCATGACCAGCACGAAGGGGCCGATGGACCGGTAGATGTCCGACAGCGTGACCTCCGGCGGCGCCATGGCGCGCATCAGGAAGAGGTTGTAACCGAATGGCGGCGTCATATAGGCGATCTGGCAGGTGATCGTGTAGAGCACGCCGTACCAGACCAGATCGAAGCCCAGCATCTTCACCAGCGGCACATAGAGCGGCGCGACGATGACCAGCATCGCCGTGTCGTCGAGGAACATGCCCATCAGGATGAAGGAGAGCTGCATCAGGATCAGGATCTCCCAGGGCCCGAGACCGAGCCGGTCGACGAAGAAGCTCTCGATCGCCTTAACGGCGCCAAGACCGTCGAAGACGGCGCCGAAACAGAGCGCGGCGAGAATGATCCACATGAACATGCAGGAGATGCCCAGCGTCTTGCGCAGCACCTCTTCCATAACCTCCGCCGTCAGCCGGCGCTTGACGAGCGCGGCCAGGGTCGCCGCCGTGGCTCCGACAGCGGAGCTCTCGACCAGCGAGGTCACCCCCATCAGGAACAGCCCGGTCATCGAGAAGAAGATGAAGAGCGGCAGGATGCCGGCCTTGAGCAGGCTGATCTTCTCTTCCCAGGTGATTTCCGCCCGCTCCTCCTTGCTGAGCGACGGCCCGAGGGAGGGCTGCATCCAGCAGCGGATGACGATATAGGCGATGAACATGCCCGCCATCATCAGGCCGGGTATGGCGCCCGCGAGCCAGAGCTGGCTGACCGGCTGGCGCGCGATCATGCCGTAGAGCACGAGCACGACGCTCGGCGGCACCAGGATGCCGAGCGAACTGCCGGCCTGGATCACGCCGGTCACCATGATCTTGTCGTAGCCGCGGCGAAGCAGTTCCGGCAGCGCGATACTGGCGCCGATGGCCATGCCCGCAACCGAGAGCCCGTTCATCGCCGACACCGCGACCATCAGCAGGATCGTGCCGATCGCGAGACCGCCGTTCAGCGGCCCCATCCAGACATGGAACATGCGGTAGAGATCGTCGGCGATCTTCGACTCCGACAGCATGTAGCCCATGTAGACGAAGAGCGGCAGGGTCAGCAGCGGATACCATTTCATCAGCTTCATGGCCGCGCTGAAGGCCATTTCGGAGCCGCCGTCGCCCCCGAGCTGCAGCGCTGCCGCCCTGGCCGCGGAACCCATGGGCCCGAAGACCCGCTGCCCCGTGAGGAGCAGCAGCATCATCGAGGAGAACATGAGGAGGGCGATAAGCTCGTAACTCATCAGAGTTCCTCCCCGCGCAGTGCGGCAATATCCTTGAAGAGCGTCGCGACCGCCTGCAGCAGCATGAGCAGAACCCCGAAGGTCATGACGATCTTCACCGGCGCCATGTAGGGCGCCCAGGCGGAATAGCTCTGCTCGTTGTATTCGATGGCGTAGGCGGTCGAGGAATAGCCGCCATAGAGCAGCAGGCAGAGATAGAAGATCAGGAAGAGAACGGTGATCGAGTCGACCAGAGAGCGGGTCCGCGGTTTCCAGTTCGTGTAGAGCAGGTCCATGCGCACATGGTCGCCGAGCTGCATGGAATAGCCGCCGCCCAGCAGGTAATAGGCCACCATCAGAAACTGCGCGGTCTCGAGCGTCCAGAGCGACGGCAGGAATACCGCCTTGGAAAGCGACGAATAGAGCAGCACGCCCAGCATCGCGAAGATCAGATACATCGCGAACCGGCCGATGAAGCGGTTCATCTTCTCGACATAGGCAACGTAGAGCCGTATCGCTTTTGGCATCCTCCGCCCCTTATCTCTGCTGGTCGTTGCTGTTGCCGTCGCCGCCCGCGCAGAGCTCAAGAGCCCTCGCTACCGCGCCCGACAGCCGCTCCGCCATGGCGCGCTGCTGCGCCGTCTCGCGGATGATGTCGTTGCGGATTTCGATCATGACGTTGAGCAGGCCATGCGGCAGCGCGTGGACCTTCAACGTGTGCGTCACGCCATCGGCCGGGCCGTAGGGCTCGTTCCGGCGTACGTCCAGTCCGGCGAATATTTCCTGCTGATCCAGCATTGCGTCGGCGAGGCGGCTGTCCGCATCGTGAAGAATGCCGAGATCGAAATGTCTTTCGACCCCTTTGTAGACGGGCGTGAAGGAATGCACGGTCACGATCGCCGGACGCTGTCCCGCCGCCATGCGGCCTTCGATGACGTGCTCCAGCGTGTCGCGGAACGGAAAGTAGATCCGCTCTGCGCGTTCTGCGCGCTGCATCTTGGTCAGGCCGGCATTGCCCGGGATTTCGTAGATCTCGCTCACCGCCGGCATGGCGCTTTCGGCCTCGGGCGGGCGGTTGCAGTCATAGACCAGGCGGGAAGTCTTCGCCGCCACCAGGGGCGCATCAAGCGTGGCGGCCATGGTCGAAGCCACGGCAAGCGCTCCCGGGTCCCATGCCACATGGCTCTGTTGGACGGCTTCGTCAACGCCGAGCCCATGCAAATGGGCCGGAATATGGTTGGAGGCGTGTTCGCAAACGACGATCGCGGCACGCTTGCCGCCCTCGTTCGTCACGCTGACCGGATTGCCCCACGCGGACAGATCCGCGATCGGCTGCGCCGACAATGCCACTCGCCCTCTCCCCTGACGTTGCAGCCATCTTTTCAACTTTGATCAGGCAGTCAAGGATAATTCTGAAAATTCCTCTTCTATAAATCTGAGATTGTCGCATTATTTTCAAAACGACACGGCGCGGTCGCGCCCGGGAGGATGAATTGTCGGAACCCCTGACCGGAACGGTGGCGGAGCGCATCAGGCGCCGGTTCGAGTCGCTGACCCGAGCGGAGCGTCAGCTCACCAATGTCATTCTCGAGAACTATCCGGTGTCCGGCCTCGGCACGATAACGACACTGGCCGAGACAGCCGATGTCTCCACGCCGACGGCGGCGCGGATGGCCCGCAAGCTCGGCTTCGGCGGTTTTCCCGAGATGCAGGCCGCGCTCCGGTCGGAACTCGAGGCCACCCTCTCCAATCCGATCGCGAAGCACGACAGCTGGGCCGCGAACGCACCGGACACCCATATCCTCAACCGCTTCGCCGATGCGGTGACGGACAATCTCAGGCAAACCCTGCAGCAGCTCGACCTCTCGGACTTCAACGCGGTCGTCGACCTGCTGAGCGATCCTGCACGCAATATCTATCTCGTTGGCGGCCGCATCAGCCGGTCGATGGCGGATTACTTCTTCACCCACATGCAGGTGATCCGGGACGGTGTGACGCTGATCTCGCCGAATTCGAACACCTGGCCGCATTATGTGCTGAACATGAAGGAAGGCGACGTGCTCGTCGCCTTCGACATCCGGCGCTACGAGCATGACACGCAGCGCCTGGCGGAAATGGCGAAGGAGCGCGGGGCGCGCCTGGTGCTCTTCACCGACCAGTGGGGCTCGCCGGCCGCGAAACATGCGAGCCACAGCTTCCGCGCCCGCATCGAGGTGCCGTCGGCCTGGGACAGTTCCGCCGTGATCCTGTTCATCATCGAGGCGCTGATCGCCGCGGTGCAGACGGAACGCTGGGAAGAGACAAGGGACCGGATGAAAGTTCTGGAACAGCTCTTCGACCAGACGAAACTCTTCCGCAAGTTCACCTGAGGGAGACCGGTAGGACTCCGGTACTACTTGGCGAGAGACCCGAGCAAGTCGAGGTAGTGCCGGACCACCGTGCGCTCGCTGAAACGGGCTTCGAACTCGGCCCGCCCGGCATCGGTCAGCGACTTCGCGAGCGCGTTGTCGGAAATCACGCGGTTCAGCTGCGCAGCAAATCCGTCGGCGTCCTCGATCACGGCCAGCAGACCGGTTTCCCCCTCACGGATCAGATGCACCGGCCCTTCGCTCTTCGCCGCGACGACCGGCAGGCCGTGCGCCCAGCCCTCGATCACCACATTACCGAGCCCTTCGACACGGCTCGGGCAAACCAGAATGTCGGCGCTTGCAAGCAGATCCGCGGTGTCGTCGCGCCATCCAAGGAAGCGGACCCGCGCGGCGATCTCCAGCTCTTCCGCCAGCGCCTTGAGAGCCGCTTCCTCCGGCCCCGCGCCGGCGATCCAGAGATAGGCCGCTGGTGTCTTCGCAAGGGCGCGCAATAGCACGTCGTAGGCCTTGTTGCGATGCAGACGGCCGAGCGCAAGCAGCAGCGGGGCATCGTCTGGCGTGTCGAACGCGCTGCGGCTGAGCGGCGTTCCGGGCTCGGCATGGACGAAGTTCGGAACATAATGGGTCCGCTCCGCCGGCCAGCCCTGACCTGTCATATGATCGACGAGACCAGGTGCGTTGCAGATCAGGTGATCGAAGCCGCGATAATATTTCACGTCATAATAGCCGCCGATCCGGCCTACGCGGAGATAGTCGCCCGGCGGTGTCTTTGCGGCGGCTCGGTTCATCCAGGCCAGCACCACATCGGGCCGGAACGACCGGATATCCCGCCTGAGCTGCCAGGGCGTCAGGAAGTCAAGAGCTCCGCCGAAGCCGAATTCGGTGAAATCCACTCCGGCCGCGCGGAGAATCCCGGCCCGCCTGTCGTCGCGGCGGATCGCGACGCGCTGTGCGACAGCGCCACTCCATTCCGGCTTTGCCATCGCGGAGACCAGGCGTTCGAAAAATGCTTCGGCGCCGCCGTGGCGCGCCCCTGCCATGGTCTGGTAAAGACGGATCATCGAGGTTTCGGAAAAGCTTGTGACAACGCGGCGCATTGTGGTGTAGCCCGTGCCCGACCGCAAGCGCAGTGCGGACCGACGACGGGAGCCGAAGAGTGAAAGCAACGATTGCCGGAATCGACCCGCGCCCGATCGGCGGCACCCTCGTCATCCAGCCGCTGCCCGGCATCGGCGACGTGATCTGGCACCTGCCGCATCTGAAGAGCATCGCCGCCCAGACAAAGCAGAAAACCGTGACGCTCCTCACCAAGCAGCGTTCGCAGGCGGATGTCCTGCTCGAAGGATCGGACTTCGTGCGCGACGTGCTCTGGCTGGACGAGAAGCGCCACCGCGGCCCGCTCGGCGGTCTCGCGCTCGGCAATGCCCTGCGCCCATACGGCTTCGACACGGTCTGGATCCTGCACACCTCGGCGCGCTACGGGTTTGCCGCCTGGCGCGCCGGGATCGGCGAGCGGATCGGCTACGGTATCGGATGGCAGGACGCCTTCCTGACGACACAACACGCCTTGCCGCGCGATGCGAAGAAACTGAGCGCCATCGAAAAGGCGAACCGGCTGCTGCTCAATCACTCGGTCCCGAAAATCGAGGCGGCTCCAAACCTCGCCGTTGACGGTCGGCTGACAGACATCGCCCGCACGGAGCTAGATACCCTGCCCCGCCCATGGATCTCGCTGATCCTCGGCGCCAGCGAGGAGTTCAAACAATGGGGCGTGGATAATTTCGGCGCGCTGGCCGACCGGCTGCACAGGGAGACCGGCGGAACTTTGCTGCTCATCGGCGGGGAGGCCGAGGCGGACATGGCAGCGCGCATCGGCTCGCGGTTCTCCGATCCCGCCTGGATCCGTCCCGTCATCTCGCGCCCGCTTCTGCAGGCAGCCGCCTTCGCGGCAGTCTCGGACTTCGCCATCGGCAACGACACCGGAATGCTCAACGTCGCCGCCGCAGTGGGCACGCCGTCGGTCGGCCTGTTCGGTGGCTCGGTGCCGATCGCCGAGGATCCGCGCATCGACGTGGTGATGCCGCCGGGTGTCGTGCGCTACGGCAATAACCGCATGGCCGAGATCTCGATCGGCGCGGTCGCCGACGCGGTGCGCTCAGGACTTTCCGGCGAGTAGTCTTTCCGCCGCCTCGACCACACGATCGACCGGTAGGTCCCACATCAGGCTGTCCTCCGGGTCCTTGCAGAAGCCGGGGTCGCGGCGCAGCGTCTCGTAGTCCCGGTCGGTCCTGACGAAGGCTGTGCGTGCCCCCCAGGGCCGGTACTGCTCGTCGCGGCTCGGGCCGAAGAGCCCGAGGGTCGGCGCACCGGACGCAGCCGCGAGATGCATCAGTCCGCTGTCGTTGCCGATATAGAGCGCCGAACGCGCCAGCAGCGCCGCCAGCACTCCGAGCGGCTCGATGCCCGCGAGATCGATCCGGTCGGCTTCGGGGACGGCGGAAAGCAGAGGGAGCGCTTCTTCTCGCTCCGACGGCGCGGAAAGCACCGCGAGACGGCTCCCATCGAGGACGCCGCCGGATGCCGTGAGCCGGCGCACAGTCTCCTCGAAACGTTCGCGCGGCCAGGTTTTCGCCCGCCAGTTCGCGGTCGGACCGACGGTGAGGATCGGACGCGGATCGTCGCCGATCAGTTTCTCCGCCCTCGCCCGGTCCGCGTCGGAGCACCAGGCGCGCGGCGGCGGCGGCGGATCCAGATCCAGTAGGGCAGCCAGTTGTTCGACCCGGTGCCCATTGTTCGAGCCACCGGAGAAGATCCGGCGCCTGCGCGTTGGGAGAACCCACGCCGAGGCGGAGCCGCGCAAATCGACGATCAGGTCCCAGAAAGCGGGGAAACAGGCCCCGAGCAGGGTGCGCCAATGCGCCAGATAAGGCCCCTTGCGCATCACCACCAGACGTTCGAGCGCCGGGAACGCCTCGAACACAGGCGCCGCCACCGGACCGCAGGCGATCGTGAAGCGGGCCTCCGGATAGCGCTCGCGCAGCGCTTCGAGCAACCCGGTCGACAGCACCGCATCGCCGAGGCGGGTGTAGGAAATGAAAAGGATGCGCATGGCGCCGCTTATACCCCGCCGGGCCGGGATCGCAAGCCCGTCAGACGGTCTCGGCGCGCGCGCTTTCTTGTTCGTGCATCATGCGAACCCAAACGGAGACCACCGCGCCGGCTTCCGCCGAATTGAAACTGACCCGGGCACCATGTTCGTCGTTGGCGATCAGTTTTCCCTCAAGATGAAGGCCCGAGGCCGGGTGCAAGATCTTCAGGTCGCTGCCTGGCTCCGCCGCCACCGGCGGCTCAAGGCGCAAACCTCCTACGGAAACGTTTTCTACGATGCAGGTATGCGCGACACCACCCACAGTCACTTCGAGCGGAGTCGTGACAGGATAGCGTTCGAACTGCCGCCGCTCACCTTTCGGAGACAGGCCGATCGCACGAAGGATCGAGTTAAACATGGCTTTTTGCTCCTTCGGCGGGGAATGCCGAATGTTCAACCAATGATACGAATTACCGCACACATTTGAAATGCGGTCTGTGCGAATTCACGCATTTCGACGATGCATTCACCCATGAATTAGTTTCTTATTTTCGAAACGGATAGCCCCTGTCTCGCAGTTTCAGGACAACGGACCGACGCTTTGCAAAAACTCTTCCTTGAGAATGTGCGCCACAGTTTCTCAGGCAATATGCCCACGAAAACGGTACACGCCGTCGGCCCGATCGGCTTCGCCGCCGACGAAGGAGAGTTCGTCGCGATCGTCGGGCCTTCCGGTTGTGGAAAATCCACCTTGCTCCGCCTCACGGCCGGTTTGCTCGAAGCCGACGAAGGGACAATCCGGTTCGCGGGAGAACGAATCGACGGCCCCAGCCCGCGCCGCGGCATGGTGTTCCAGCAACCCGCGCTGTTCCCCTGGCTCGACGTGACCGGCAACGTCACCTTCGGCAGCAGGTTCCGCGCACTTGGCCGGACAGTAAGCCGGGATCTGACCGCCGAACTCATCGCCGCCGTCGGTCTCGAGGGGTTTGAGCAATTCTACCCGAACGCCCTGTCCGGCGGGATGCAGCAGCGCGCGGCGCTCGCACGCACGCTCGCCGGCGGCCCGGAGCTGCTGTTGCTGGACGAGCCGTTCGGCGCGCTCGATCAGCAAACCCGCGCGCAGATGCAGGTCTGGCTCGCCGGACTCCTCGCAGACCGCGGCATCACCGCGCTTCTGGTGACGCACGACATCGAGGAAGCGGTCTTTCTCGCCGACCGGGTCCTGGTGATGAGCGGACGGCCCGGGCAGTTGCGCGCGAGTTTCGAAATCCGGCTCCCGGCGGACCGGCGACAGAGGGTCAGAACCAGCCCGGAATTCGTCGCGCACAAAGCGGAAATCCTCGCCGCGCTTGAGAGCTAGACGGCAAGCAGACCGGATTGCCGGGTACGGCCCACCGATTTTTGGAACAAGTCCAAACAAGTCGTGGCACTGCCACATATTTTTCTGTTATCAAGGATGGAATCGTTCGGTCGGCCACGTCTGTGACGCGACCGGTTTCAGGTTCATCCCTTACCGTCCCCGCGGGCCCGATGTACATCTACCTGCCCATCGCAGAGATGTCGGTAAACGTCTTCCTCATTCTGGGGATGGGCGGGGCTGTCGGATTTCTCTCCGGCCTGTTCGGCGTCGGCGGCGGTTTCCTCATGACGCCGCTGCTGATCTTCCTCGGCGTCCCGGCGCCGGTCGCGGTCAGCACCGGCGCGAACCAGATCGTCGCCAGCTCGATCTCCGGCGTGATCGCACATTGGCGCCGCGGAAACCTCGATTTCACCATGGGATTGGTACTGCTCGCAGGCGGCATCGTCGGCTCCAGCCTGGGCGTGCTGATCTTCAAGCTGCTCGAAGCGCTCGGCCAGATCGACCTGGTGATCAAGCTCTGCTACGTGATCTTCCTCGGCATCATCGGCGGGTTGATGCTGCTGGAAAGCATCCGCACCATTCTGCAGGTCCGCAAGAGCGGGGCCCGGCGGCGCAAGCTGCACGAGCATAACTGGATGCATGGCCTGCCGCTGAAAATGCGGTTCCGCAAGTCCAAGCTCTATATCAGCGCCCTGCTGCCGCTCGGGATCGGGTGCCTGGTCGGCATCCTGTCCGCGATCATGGGGGTCGGCGGCGGTTTCATCATGGTTCCGGCGATGATCTACATGCTCGGCATGCGCACCTCGATGGTGGTCGGGACCTCGCTGCTGCAGATCATCTTCGTCACCGCGAACGTGACCTTCCTGCAGGCGATTTCGACCCAGACCGTCGACGTCGTTCTGGCCATCCTGCTGCTCATTGGCGCTGTCGTCGGCGCCCAGTTCGGCAGCCAGTTCGCAGTCAAGCTGAAGGGTGAGCAGCTGCGCGTTCTGCTGGCTCTGATGGTCGTTTCGGTTTGCCTGAAACTCGCCTTCGATCTGGTGGTGACACCGAGCGACGTCTACTCGATCGTCGTGGCGAGCGGAGGCTGAACGGATGCCCTGCAACGACCGTTCCCGCCTCGCGGGGCTCGCCATCATCGCCCTCGCATTGATCTGCTCGGGAAGCGCGCGGGCACAGGACCTGATCGCCGATCTCTCCAGTCACCGGGTGGACATCACCACCGGGTTCACCGGCGCCGACCTGCTGCTCTTCGGATCGGTGGACGATACAGGCGATATCGTCGTCACGGTCACCGGCCCCAAGGAAAACATCACGGTCCGCCGCAAGGATCGCGTCGCCGGTATCTGGATGAACACCAAGAGCATTCAATTCACCGGGGCGCCCAACTTCTACGCCGTTGCGTCAAGCCGGCCGCTTGAGGAAATCGCGCCGCCGGAAGTCCTGGCGCGCCAGGAGATCGGCGCGAACCATCTGCGTCTGAAGGTGGCCGACGGGCACGATAGCCGCGCCCGGGAGGAGGTGGCCGAGTTCCGCAAAGCGCTGATTCGGCGCAAGAAGGCACAGGGTCTCTATGCCCAGACCCCGGGCGATGTTACCGTGATCGCGTCCAAGCTGTTCCGCACCCAGGTGCATTTCCCGGCAACCCTCGCGACCGGCATCTATACCGCGGTCGTCTACCTGATCCGCGACGGACGTGTCGTTCACGCCCAGACAACGCCGCTCGTGGTGGAAAAAGTCGGCATCGGCGCCGAAGTCTACACCTTCGCGCATACGCGTTCGGCAATTTACGGCCTCGCGGCGATCATCATCGCCGTCGTCGCGGGCTGGCTTGCCGCAGCGGTTTTTCGTAAAGTTTGATCAAAGTCGTGGCAGATCGGACAGAACTCGCATGAGCCAGTTGACGGATGGATCGAAGCCCAGGGTCTTCCTCGTCGTTGTCGATGACAGCGACGAGATGATGATCGCGCTGCGCTTCGCCTGTCGCCGGGCCCGCCACAGCGGCGGCCACGTGGCTCTTTTCCGGTCCATCGAACCGCAGGAATTCCAGCACTGGATGGGCGTCGGCGAGATCATGCGCGAGGAGGCCCGCGAGGATGCGGAAGAGCTCCTCAGCGGCCTCTCCGAGAAGGTCGTCGAGATTTCAGGACAGATTCCGATCATCTATGTCCGCGAAGGATCCACCCGCGACGAACTGCTGAAACTGATCGACGAGGAACCGAGCATTTCGGTGCTCGTGCTCGGCGCCAACACCCAGGGCGAGAGCCCCGGGCCGCTGGTCTCCTACATGGCCGGCAAGGGCGCCGCGCGGATGCGAGTGCCGATCACGATCGTGCCCGGAAACCTCACAGACGAGCAGATCGACGCCGTCACCTGATGCGCCGCGACAGTCAAATCGTCCACGCTTTCCGGATCGAAGAAAAAAGCTTGTTTCGATCCTGACTTTCCCGGACCGGTCCTGCTAAAGTTCGGTGCAACGATAAGAATCCGAATGGCCGAAACGCGCCGTCCCGCCCCGGAGAGAGAATGAGCATCAACCCGTTCGAAACGGTTGTTGAGACTGTCGAGACATCGCCGCCGGTATCCGACGAGACCAAGTTCACGACCTGCTACATGTGCGCCTGCCGCTGCGGCATCAAGGTGCATCTGCGCGACGGCACCGTCCGCTATATCGAGGGCAACAGGAACCACCCGGTGAACAAGGGGGTGCTCTGCGCCAAGGGCTCCGCCGGGATCATGCAGCACTATTCGCCCGCCCGGCTGACCAAACCGCTGATGCGGGTCGGCGAACGCGGCAGCGGCGAGTTTCGCGAGGTCGAGTGGGAAGAGGCCCTTGCGACTGCCGCAGGCTGGCTCGGCGACATCCGCAAGAGCGATCCTCGCAAGCTCGCCTTCTTTACCGGCCGCGACCAGTCGCAGTCGCTGACCGGCTGGTGGGCAAGCCAGTTCGGCACCCCGAACCACGCCGCGCACGGTGGGTTCTGTTCGGTGAACATGGCGGCCGCCGGACTCTATTCCATCGGCGGCTCGTTCTGGGAATTCGGCGAGCCCGACTGGGAGCACACCAAATATTTCATGATGTTCGGCGTCGCCGAGGATCACGATTCGAACCCGATCAAGATCGGCCTTGGGAAGCTGAAGACGCGGGGCGCCAAGTTCGTCTCGGTCAATCCGGTGAAGACCGGCTATTCCGCCATCGCCGACGAATGGGTCGGCATCCGCCCCGGCACGGACGGGCTGCTGATCCTTTCGCTGGTCCACGAGTTGCTGCGCGCGGGCAAGGTCGACCTGCAGTACCTCGTCCGCTACACCAACGCGCCCTGGCTGGTGATCCAGGATCCGGGTGGCGGCGAGCACGGTCTTTTCGCGCGCGATTCCGAGGGTCGGCCGCTAGCGTTCGACAAGAAGAGCGGAACCATCGTCTCCGCGCTCGACACCGATATCACGCCGGACCTCTCCGGTGACCATGTGCTGCCGGACGGTCGTAAGGCCGTCCCGTCCTTCAAGCTGCTGGCCGAGCGCTATATCGACCCGGCCTACGCGCCAGATACGGTGGCGAAGGAATGCGGGCTGAAGGCGGAGACCATCAAGCGTCTCGCCGCCGAACTCGCGCATGCCGCCTTCGAGCAGGAAATCACCCTCGATGTGCCCTGGACCGACTGGGCCGGACGGCGGCATGAGAAGATGACCGGCCGCCCGGTCGCTATGCATGCGATGCGCGGCATCTCGGCCCATTCCAACGGCTTCCATACCTGCCGCGCGCTGCATGTGTTGCAGATGCTGCTCGGCAGCATCGATTGCCCGGGCGGCTTCCGTTACAAGCCGCCCTTCCCGCGCCCCTGCCCGCCGCCGCTGAAACCGGTCGGCCGTCCGGACCAGGTGAAACCGGAAACCCCTATGGCGGGCCCGCCGCTCGGCTTCCCGATGGGGCCGGAGGATCTTCTGGTTCACGAGGACGGCAGCCCCGCGCGGATCGACAAGGCCTTCTCCTGGGAAGCGCCGATGGCCGTGCACGGCATGATGCACATGGTCATCCACAATGCCTGGGCGCAGGATCCCTATCCGATCGACACGCTCTTCATGTACATGGCCAACATGTCCTGGAATTCGACGATGAATTCCAAGGGCACCATGGAAAAGCTGACCGACAAGGATCCCGCGACCGGCGAGTACAGGATCCCGCGGATCATCTATTCCGACGCCTATGCCTCCGAGATGGTGGCCTATGCCGATCTCGTCCTGCCCGACACGACCTATCTCGAGCGCTGGGACTGCATCTCGCTGCTCGACCGGCCGATCTGCGATGCGGACGGCGCCGCGGACTCGATCCGCCAGCCTGTCGTGCCTCTCGACCGCGACGTGCGGCCGTTCCAGGAGGTGCTGATCGAGCTCGGTGTCCGCCTCGGCCTGCCCGGCCTGACGAAGGAAGACGGCTCGGCGAGATATCCGGGCGGCTATCCGGACTATATCGCCAATCACGAGCGCGCGCCGGGCGTCGGCCCGCTCGCCGGCTGGCGGGGCGCGGACGGCACCGAAGGCGGCAAGGGTGCGCCGAACCCTAACCAG comes from Nisaea sediminum and encodes:
- a CDS encoding sulfite exporter TauE/SafE family protein, which codes for MYIYLPIAEMSVNVFLILGMGGAVGFLSGLFGVGGGFLMTPLLIFLGVPAPVAVSTGANQIVASSISGVIAHWRRGNLDFTMGLVLLAGGIVGSSLGVLIFKLLEALGQIDLVIKLCYVIFLGIIGGLMLLESIRTILQVRKSGARRRKLHEHNWMHGLPLKMRFRKSKLYISALLPLGIGCLVGILSAIMGVGGGFIMVPAMIYMLGMRTSMVVGTSLLQIIFVTANVTFLQAISTQTVDVVLAILLLIGAVVGAQFGSQFAVKLKGEQLRVLLALMVVSVCLKLAFDLVVTPSDVYSIVVASGG
- a CDS encoding glycosyltransferase family 9 protein; protein product: MRILFISYTRLGDAVLSTGLLEALRERYPEARFTIACGPVAAPVFEAFPALERLVVMRKGPYLAHWRTLLGACFPAFWDLIVDLRGSASAWVLPTRRRRIFSGGSNNGHRVEQLAALLDLDPPPPPRAWCSDADRARAEKLIGDDPRPILTVGPTANWRAKTWPRERFEETVRRLTASGGVLDGSRLAVLSAPSEREEALPLLSAVPEADRIDLAGIEPLGVLAALLARSALYIGNDSGLMHLAAASGAPTLGLFGPSRDEQYRPWGARTAFVRTDRDYETLRRDPGFCKDPEDSLMWDLPVDRVVEAAERLLAGKS
- a CDS encoding glycosyltransferase family 9 protein — translated: MKATIAGIDPRPIGGTLVIQPLPGIGDVIWHLPHLKSIAAQTKQKTVTLLTKQRSQADVLLEGSDFVRDVLWLDEKRHRGPLGGLALGNALRPYGFDTVWILHTSARYGFAAWRAGIGERIGYGIGWQDAFLTTQHALPRDAKKLSAIEKANRLLLNHSVPKIEAAPNLAVDGRLTDIARTELDTLPRPWISLILGASEEFKQWGVDNFGALADRLHRETGGTLLLIGGEAEADMAARIGSRFSDPAWIRPVISRPLLQAAAFAAVSDFAIGNDTGMLNVAAAVGTPSVGLFGGSVPIAEDPRIDVVMPPGVVRYGNNRMAEISIGAVADAVRSGLSGE
- a CDS encoding TIGR02186 family protein, which encodes MPCNDRSRLAGLAIIALALICSGSARAQDLIADLSSHRVDITTGFTGADLLLFGSVDDTGDIVVTVTGPKENITVRRKDRVAGIWMNTKSIQFTGAPNFYAVASSRPLEEIAPPEVLARQEIGANHLRLKVADGHDSRAREEVAEFRKALIRRKKAQGLYAQTPGDVTVIASKLFRTQVHFPATLATGIYTAVVYLIRDGRVVHAQTTPLVVEKVGIGAEVYTFAHTRSAIYGLAAIIIAVVAGWLAAAVFRKV
- a CDS encoding PilZ domain-containing protein, which codes for MFNSILRAIGLSPKGERRQFERYPVTTPLEVTVGGVAHTCIVENVSVGGLRLEPPVAAEPGSDLKILHPASGLHLEGKLIANDEHGARVSFNSAEAGAVVSVWVRMMHEQESARAETV
- a CDS encoding universal stress protein, producing the protein MSQLTDGSKPRVFLVVVDDSDEMMIALRFACRRARHSGGHVALFRSIEPQEFQHWMGVGEIMREEAREDAEELLSGLSEKVVEISGQIPIIYVREGSTRDELLKLIDEEPSISVLVLGANTQGESPGPLVSYMAGKGAARMRVPITIVPGNLTDEQIDAVT
- a CDS encoding ABC transporter ATP-binding protein encodes the protein MPTKTVHAVGPIGFAADEGEFVAIVGPSGCGKSTLLRLTAGLLEADEGTIRFAGERIDGPSPRRGMVFQQPALFPWLDVTGNVTFGSRFRALGRTVSRDLTAELIAAVGLEGFEQFYPNALSGGMQQRAALARTLAGGPELLLLDEPFGALDQQTRAQMQVWLAGLLADRGITALLVTHDIEEAVFLADRVLVMSGRPGQLRASFEIRLPADRRQRVRTSPEFVAHKAEILAALES